In Zingiber officinale cultivar Zhangliang chromosome 6A, Zo_v1.1, whole genome shotgun sequence, a single genomic region encodes these proteins:
- the LOC121995422 gene encoding uncharacterized protein LOC121995422: MGLGDTIKDGNKESLQNRAKAMIFIRHHLHEALKIEYLTIKDPLELWNNLKERYNHYKTVILPNARYEWIHLRLQAFKSVSEYNSAMFRISSKLKLCGEKITDEDMLEKTYSTFHASNMLLQQQYREKGFKKYSELITCLLVAEQNNELLMKNHEIRPTGASPIPEVNEITGKNDKRQHRQKFNHGRGRGRGRGRGRGRGRRYGNDRSEENHDGYNKRNTTTHQKWVNNNVHQKWTNDNGKRIQSGQDNDEKKSKNSCYRCGMKGHWSRTCRTPKYFIDLYQASLKGKAKDIETNVVFQDNNTIVGPSMTTHLDVSDFFADPDGGIDNLTGNKDIYGNV, translated from the coding sequence ATGGGTCTTGGAGACACCATAAAAGATGGAAATAAGGAATCTTTACAAAATCGCGCAAAAGCAATGATATTCATTCGTCACCATCTTCATGAAGCattgaaaattgaatatttgacaATTAAAGATCCACTTGAGCTATGGAATAATTTGAAGGAAAGGTATAACCATTATAAAACCGTGATTCTTCCAAATGCTCGTTATGAATGGATTCATTTACGTTTACAAGCTTTTAAATCTGTAAGTGAATATAACTCAGCAATGTTTAGAATtagctcaaaattaaaattatgtggTGAAAAAATTACTGATGAAGATATGTTGGAAAAAACATATTCTACCTTTCATGCATCTAACATGCTCCTGCAGCAACAATATAGAGAGAAAGGTTTTAAGAAATATTCTGAGTTGATTACATGTCTTCTGGTGGCTGAGCAAAATAATGAGCTTTTGATGAAAAATCATGAGATCCGTCCAACTGGTGCTAGTCCAATCCCTGAAGTGAATGAGATAACTGGTAAAAATGATAAACGACAGCACAGACAAAAATTTAATCATGGTCGTGGTCGTGGTCGTGGCCGTGGTCGTGGCCGTGGTCGTGGTCGTAGATACGGAAATGATCGATCTGAAGAAAATCATGATGGttataataaaagaaacacaacaacTCACCAGAAGTGGGTTAACAATAATGTCCATCAAAAGTGGACAAATGACAATGGTAAAAGGATTCAAAGTGGACAAGATAATGACGAAAAGAAATCAAAAAATTCATGTTATAGATGTGGCATGAAAGGGCATTGGTCACGTACTTGTCGTACGCCAAAATACTTTATTGATCTCTACCAAGCCTCTTTAAAGGGCAAGGCAAAAGATATAGAGACCAATGTTGTCTTTCAAGACAATAACACAATTGTTGGTCCTTCTATGACAACACATTTGGATGTTTCTGATTTCTTTGCAGATCCTGATGGAGGGATAGACAATTTGACTGGAAATAAAGATATTTATGGAAATgtctaa